AAGTTCCCCAATATCTATATTTGATGCCAGCGCCACAGGCACAAAATCAACCTCACGTTTAAGCCTAGTATAAAAATTCCTATTAATATACTCAGCGGCCGAAGGAAGATTCTCGGGCCTGAAAATATACTCTAAGATGATGAAATCTTCATAGAACGTTTTTGCTTTGGAGCTGTCAACTACAAAACTTTGGAATGTGGGTGAATCTGCTTCAAGTATGAGTGATGATATCTCATCTGATAAGTCAGCTAGCATCCTAGGATAGTCATCATAGTAACTGATTTTCCTTGACCTCACCTCAACTGGTATAGATTCTCTACCCAGACTTGTCTTGATATCAAGAAACGTTTTACCCACATAACTTTTGAAATCTAGGAATCCTGCAACAATATTATCTCCAAGTTCAAAATTTAATTTTTCGAATGTAGACTTCCCAGAGGACACTATAAATGGGAGAAGTTCAAATTTGTCTTCTTCACTTTCAAATAAAACGTGGTATTTTATATTTTCTAGTAGCATGATCTCGTTGAGATTTTCAAAATAGGGACAATATTCTATGGGTTCAAGGCCGGGTCTTTCAACCTCTGGCACATTAATCAACCTAACCTCATAACCATTTACCTTAACTATCTTATCAGACTGGTTATGTGTCTGAAATTTTTTCGGCGAATCTTTTATGTAATCTTTTTCGCCTGCTTTTATTCTTAGGGTTCCTCCATGAAACTTTATTCGGAGCTCTTGGTCCATTTTATGGTCCTCTGCGGTGTTATCTTATGAATGATACGTATCTTTGGACTTTTAGGGTTTCTTCCATTTCCTCTAATTTTTTCTCAGAATTTGGGAACTTTCCCCTGCAGTGTTTTTTGAGTTTTTGTAGTGTGTCTCTTAGTAGTCTTTCTGGGCCATGTATTTTTGGCAGGATCTTCTGTTTGATTTGAGCGTCAAAATAACGTTCCCATTTGTCCCATTCTTTTGGTTTTCCTTGGTAGATCCATGCTGCATGCATGAATGATAATATTTCGTTGACTACGCGGAATCCGAAATCGAAACCTGATCCTTTAAGTTCTTTGTAGAAGAATTCGAGTTCATCTGTAATCTGATCCAGGATTGGGTTGAGGTCCTCTTTTATCTTAGCAGTTTCTATGTTGTGGTTTAATGGATTTTCTAGAAATTTTAGGTTGCCCTTGAGTTCTTGTTTTGGTTGATTGGTGAGGTACTTTTTGGGGTTTGTTGTTTCGAATTCTATTGTGTTTGCACGGTCAAGGACCTTAGGCGAGAACATGTAGGTTGTTTCATCAACGTTCACTGTCCCTACAACAATAAGATTTTCGGGTATTTCTATTTCTTGTGGGAAGTCACATTCTGGATTATCATGTAATGGTATTGGTTCGCCACTTTCAATGGCTGATAGGAAATCAGAGAAGTAACGTTCCACATGCGACAAATTCATCTCATCCAAAATCAAAAGATAAGGATTATCAGGATCTCCTCTTGCTTTCATTATAAAATCAAGTGCAGGAGTGCTCTGATACTCCCCAGTCATTATATTCAAGTAACCGAAAATATGCCTCTTTTCGGTCCAATTAGCACCCACTGGAACCATAAGGTATCTTTTCTCACCATCGGATATGTATTCACCATACAACTGAGCAAGTTTAGTCTTACCAGTCCCGCTATTACCAGTCAAAATAACAAAAGGTTTAACTTTAATTGAAAGAAGGAAATCCTCAACAATCTCGGGCTCAAAATAAAAACCCTTAGATTCGATGAAATCATAAAAGGAACCAATAGGCAGAGATTTAAGCTCTTTATAAATTTTCGAAAACTTTTTAAGGTCGGAGACAAGTCTATCATTTTCAGGAAGATCATCCCTTGGATAATATGTAGCATAGATGATCGCATCTTCATATGGATGACCTGCATCTTCGGTGAGTGATATTTCCTTTAGGCAATCTTCACACTCAATTTGAGCTCTGATTTTCGATGCGCAATCTCTTAAAATCTTGCTAGCATCTTTACCATATTCATTTTTAACATTTTCAACTCCTTGCATGAGTGTGAGATAGACACCTTCCATGTTCTCCTTGAAAAGATATGCAATATAATAACCGTTTTTGGGATTTTCTGTTATTTCATGGTCCATTATGACAATCCATGGTATTTTAGCCCAGGTTCCTTGTCCAGCAGATCCTTTTATAATATAACTTTCACTTTCTAGTATTCTATTTATTTCTTGTGGTATTTTGCGGCGTAGTAATTGAGCCATAGGATGATTCGCAAAATCTTCTTTCTTTGCGGATAAATACTCATCTAAGACTTCTCTGATCATGTCTTTAAACTTTAATGAGGTTACAGTTTTTATTCTTTGAACCTCATATACAAAATCTCTTACTTTTTCTGGGAGTGAATCATCAAGGCGACCTATTACCACAACATCTGTTTCACGATCACCATCAATTACAGTTGTCCACTTACCTCTATAATTTTCCATAAACATTTTTTTATTATAGTTTCCACCAATATTCCCCCTATGTATCAAATAATAATTTCCTGATGGGTCTTTAGCGAATGCCCCGCCAATAATGCGTATTATACCTTTAGGTGGTGAATTTATCTGACAGATCATTGTATGATTTTTTCCTTCTTCTGGTTCTTCTGTCCCAAAACCATTCCAATGGCGACTTCCTTCAATGAATCGATACATATACCAAATCTTGAGATCTGAAATCCAATAAATTTTTCCCTTCTTAACGCCGCCCTGAAAACCTGCCCCGCCATGAACTGTCTTATCTGCTCTACTTGTCAAAATACTGAATAACCTTTCCTGGGCTTCTTTTATTTCATCCTCATCTGATAATACGCTGAGTTGAGGATAATTATTCTTCACACCAATCACCATAATAATATATAATCAATACCTATATTAAATTGAAAAATTTTAACAACCTTCTATTTTTTAGGGGGTTAAAGTGCAATTTGTATGTATAGTAGGTGAATATGGGAAATAAAAAAATATTTTCGCCAAATAAGCGAAATACCTCTGAGAAAGTTTTTTCCAAAAGAAGATGAAGATTTCACACCCTGGTTTACAAGAAAATATTGAGCTCTTAGGAGATGTGATTGGCATAGAACTCACAGATGCAGAAACTGAAGTTCCAATAGGAACTCATAGAGATATCCTAGCAATAGAACCTAGAACTGAAAGGAAAATTGCAATTAAAAATCAGTTTGGAACTACCGATCACACCCCATCTAGGACAACCCATAACATACATGGCTGGTATAAAAGCAGATGTTGTTGTATGTAGTGAAATTTTAAAGACGAACATATAAACGCAATAAATTTATCAGACGAAGATCTCGCATTTTGAGTGAAACACCATTTGATTAAAATAGGAGACAGCAACCCAGCTTTAGAATTTGTAATCCTTGCAAGACTAGACACGTTGAAAAAATCTCTTTGTTTGAAAATAGACTTTCATATGCCTCTATAAAATCCTACACAATCTCCTGGATGATTTTAAGTATTCATAGCAAAATTGGAAAATTCCTTTTACCCTCAAAAGATAAATGATCTTATCATTTTTCCTTTTTTTAGAAACTCCAAAAAACATTCACCCTAAACTTTTCAATTGAAAGCTCACTTCTAACATATTCGGGAAAACAAGCCTTATCTCCAACCAAAAACTTCTCAACCAGGTGATGTAAGCTTTTTTCCAAACTATCACCAAGCTCACTAAATTTCAAGGTAATAATTTTTCTGACTCTTCTTTTTGAGCCCATCTTGGATCTTTTTAATCTCCCTTTAATATTTTCTCTTGGGCGAATGGATCTGGGGGTATGATTTCTAAAACTTTTTCGAAACATTTGATAGCTTCTTCGGATGCTCCAGTATCCGCCAATACAACCCCTTTATAATATAATGCAGAGGCTACATCTTCATCGCGATCTGATAGTTCTATGGTCTTGTCGCAGCATTTAATAGCTTCTTGGTAGTTTCCAAGTTTGTAATAAACGGTTGCTTTAGATAACCATATATTACTATTTTCTGGATCTAATTCCATGGCTTTATTGATACATTCCCAGGCTTCTTCGAAGTTTCCGTTAAATGCGAATACCATTCCTTGCTGGCCCATATTTCGCCGTTATCTGGGTCAATTTTTAAAGCTTTGTCAATACATTTAAGTGCTTCTTCATTTTTTCCGATGGAAGAGAGTATGCTTCCTGGTTGACCATGCATCGCATTCTCGGGGTCTAGATATATCGCTTTGTTGCAGTATTTGATAGCCGGATCAAAATCCGTGACTTCCATTTCAGCTCCATAACCTTGCTTTCGAGATCTATTATTTGTATATCATCATGTTTTCTAGGGCTGATACTATCCCTACACTAAAAATTGTCAATAACCGCATTCTTCCTATTCAGTCATATCACCTTCAAATCCCTTTTAAATAAATTTAAAAACTTTCCCTTCAGGATCCATCCTCCGAAGGGCCCAAGCTGCTGCCGCTCGGACAAGCCCTTCTTCATCCTTCAGTGCTGCTTCGATAAGTGGTCCAACTGCTCGGGGATCCTCTGACACTCCAAGGGCTAAGGCTGCTTCAAAGCGGACACGCAAGTCCTTATCCTTCAGTGCTTCAATAAGAAGCTCAACCGCTCGAGGATCCCCTAACTCCCCAAGGGCTGCGGCTGCTGCAAAGCGGACACTCAAGTTTTTATCCTTCAGTGTTTCGATGAGGGGTTCAACTGCTCGAGGATCCTTTAACATTCTAAGGGCCTGGGCTGCTGACCCGCGGACAAGCCCTTCTTCATCCTTCAGTGCTTCAATGTTCTTGGTAACTGCCCTTTTTGCCTCCTCTGTATCTCTCCATTCCGGATTTATCTTCTCAAGGTTCTCAAGGGCTGCGAATGCTGCCTTGCGGACCTTCTCGTTTTTATCCTTCAGTGCTTCGATAAGTGGTTCAAATGCTCGGGGATCATTTAACTCTCCAAGGGCCCAGGCTGCTCTAAAGCGGACACGCCAGTCTTTATCTTTTAGGGAGTTAGTGAGTGTTTTAAGTGCTTGGCGGGTTTTTAAATTGGTATTTTCGTTACTTACTTTGATTTCTTTTCTGTTTATTTCGAGTTTCTTGCCACAATTTTGGCAGAATTTGGCATTCTGTGTGTTGGGTGTTCCGCATTCTGGGCATGTTCTTTGTGATTTTAATTTAGTCCCGCAATTTTGGCAGAAGATAGCATCTTCCAAGTTTTTATATCCGCATTTTGGGCAAATTTTCAACCTTTCGGAGGCTATGGATTCTTTTATAGTGTGTGTTGTGGGATAGTTCCAAGTGTATTTTATAGTGTGTGTTGTGGGATAGTTCCAAGTGTATTTTATAGTGTGTGTTGTGGGATAGTTCCAAGTGTACCAGTCGATGTTTTTTATTAATTTGTCGTTGATTTTGATTTTCTGTGCTATGAAGTATCCTATTAGTGGTAGTATGGAAAGCCAGAAGATTGGGGAGCCCAGGGCGATAATGCATCCGAAGATGCCTAGGAAAAGATTTGTAATGGCGCTTCTCTCTTTTATCTTAATATACCTTTTGACGGGATCGTTTTCAGCTAAAATATCAATTTGTAAGATGAATGTTAATAAAAAGAGTGGGTGTAGGTAAGTTAAAAGCCAATATAATGTACTGTTTTCCTTGATTGATTTCTTTGATTCGATATAATAATCATAATATTCTTGTGGTGGATAAATGTCACTTATTATTGATTTCACGGCGGTAAGAGATTCCTGAAAAGCTCCCTTCATAGCCTCGGACTCTGAAGGTTCCCTCCCATCCCGGAAAGGGTAATTGTATGGTATGGTATCAAGGATGCTGGCGTCCA
This DNA window, taken from Methanothermobacter tenebrarum, encodes the following:
- a CDS encoding McrB family protein, whose protein sequence is MVIGVKNNYPQLSVLSDEDEIKEAQERLFSILTSRADKTVHGGAGFQGGVKKGKIYWISDLKIWYMYRFIEGSRHWNGFGTEEPEEGKNHTMICQINSPPKGIIRIIGGAFAKDPSGNYYLIHRGNIGGNYNKKMFMENYRGKWTTVIDGDRETDVVVIGRLDDSLPEKVRDFVYEVQRIKTVTSLKFKDMIREVLDEYLSAKKEDFANHPMAQLLRRKIPQEINRILESESYIIKGSAGQGTWAKIPWIVIMDHEITENPKNGYYIAYLFKENMEGVYLTLMQGVENVKNEYGKDASKILRDCASKIRAQIECEDCLKEISLTEDAGHPYEDAIIYATYYPRDDLPENDRLVSDLKKFSKIYKELKSLPIGSFYDFIESKGFYFEPEIVEDFLLSIKVKPFVILTGNSGTGKTKLAQLYGEYISDGEKRYLMVPVGANWTEKRHIFGYLNIMTGEYQSTPALDFIMKARGDPDNPYLLILDEMNLSHVERYFSDFLSAIESGEPIPLHDNPECDFPQEIEIPENLIVVGTVNVDETTYMFSPKVLDRANTIEFETTNPKKYLTNQPKQELKGNLKFLENPLNHNIETAKIKEDLNPILDQITDELEFFYKELKGSGFDFGFRVVNEILSFMHAAWIYQGKPKEWDKWERYFDAQIKQKILPKIHGPERLLRDTLQKLKKHCRGKFPNSEKKLEEMEETLKVQRYVSFIR
- a CDS encoding tetratricopeptide repeat protein — encoded protein: MNKAMELDPENSNIWLSKATVYYKLGNYQEAIKCCDKTIELSDRDEDVASALYYKGVVLADTGASEEAIKCFEKVLEIIPPDPFAQEKILKGD
- a CDS encoding HEAT repeat domain-containing protein — translated: MRSGAHKRIAAYIGHICGLDTQEMKRGSIYPDKVATSLYRSNNPYRIDLGYPHHKDTVKRLRNLILQLRKDRIKGRIDPFYLGVLTHFIADKWCYPSDRGDLHQEFEKRLEDVKIDSKWAHVGIMDASILDTIPYNYPFRDGREPSESEAMKGAFQESLTAVKSIISDIYPPQEYYDYYIESKKSIKENSTLYWLLTYLHPLFLLTFILQIDILAENDPVKRYIKIKERSAITNLFLGIFGCIIALGSPIFWLSILPLIGYFIAQKIKINDKLIKNIDWYTWNYPTTHTIKYTWNYPTTHTIKYTWNYPTTHTIKESIASERLKICPKCGYKNLEDAIFCQNCGTKLKSQRTCPECGTPNTQNAKFCQNCGKKLEINRKEIKVSNENTNLKTRQALKTLTNSLKDKDWRVRFRAAWALGELNDPRAFEPLIEALKDKNEKVRKAAFAALENLEKINPEWRDTEEAKRAVTKNIEALKDEEGLVRGSAAQALRMLKDPRAVEPLIETLKDKNLSVRFAAAAALGELGDPRAVELLIEALKDKDLRVRFEAALALGVSEDPRAVGPLIEAALKDEEGLVRAAAAWALRRMDPEGKVFKFI